Proteins co-encoded in one Gracilimonas sediminicola genomic window:
- a CDS encoding DUF5676 family membrane protein: MRKLNTKKLGIAVGATGVILYLGCALLMIVLGQQGTISFFNALLHGFDTSSIIRMDIPLWESLLGIVLTFIIGWISGALIAAIYNVSLNDSES, translated from the coding sequence ATGAGAAAACTAAACACTAAGAAATTAGGAATAGCAGTTGGCGCAACAGGCGTGATTTTATATCTGGGCTGTGCCTTGTTGATGATCGTGCTTGGCCAGCAAGGAACTATTTCCTTTTTTAACGCCCTCTTACACGGTTTTGATACGTCATCAATCATTCGAATGGATATTCCTTTGTGGGAATCACTTCTTGGAATTGTTCTGACCTTCATTATAGGCTGGATATCAGGGGCATTAATCGCTGCCATATATAATGTTAGTCTAAACGATTCTGAGAGTTAA